TTGTCAGTCTGTCTCCATGATAATGAATTTATAGTAGTTGTTGCAAGCCCATAACAATACTTCAATTCTCTATTACTAATCGTATTTTAGAAAGTATAGAAAAACAAGCCTTTTGCAAAAAGCAAAAGACTTGTTTTTCTATACTTTATTTTTTCTTCGATAACCAATCAGCTACTTTTGCCGCTTGATCAGCTGGAACTATATTTGGCGGCATATTTCCTTTTCCTTTTGAAAGAACTTCTTTAATTTCATCTTTCGAAAGTTTCCCACCAATTTTTTGTAAATTAGGTCCTACCGCCCCTTGTAACTGATCACCATGACAGCTCGTACAGCTTTGCTTTACAATATCCTCTGGCTTTGATGCTGTTTGTGCTGGTTTCCCACCATTTTTTGCATCAGCTAACTCTTTAGATTTATTTAGCCCCTGAAATGAAAATACAAACATAACGATAATACCTAATGCCGCAATAAGAGCGAACGGAATCAACGGATTACGTTTCATATCTCTTCTCCCCCCTCTATACCGCTAAATAGTTAGACGATTCAGTTATTTCAATTGTACTTGAAAACACTCTAGCAGAAAAGAGTAAACTACCATTTGTTAAAAATATTCCGTAAATTCACTTTATTGATTTTCACTATTTTATCGCATATTATTTCGATAATTACTAACGTTTCTCATCATATTTTTTACTTTTCTACATATTATTTTGTATAGAATAAACAAAATTAATCGAAAAATCGAAAAATGAGCATTTGCAAATCAAAAGACAATTCTGTAAAATAAATTACAAGAAATTGTAATCGTTGCCGATAGATAAAGTTTAACAAAAATTAACAAAAGAAAAAAGTTTACTTCACAATCGTGAAGTAAACTTAAAATAACCTATTCTAAGAAATCCTTAAGACGTTTACTACGGCTCGGATGTCTTAATTTGCGAAGTGCTTTCGCTTCAATTTGACGAATACGTTCTCTCGTTACGCCGAATACTTTCCCAACTTCTTCAAGCGTACGAGTTCGTCCATCATCTAAACCAAAACGAAGACGTAGAACATTTTCTTCACGATCTGTTAGTGTATCTAACACATCTTCTAATTGTTCTTTTAGCAATTCATACGCTGCATGGTCCGCAGGCGATGTTGCTTCTTGGTCTTCAATAAAGTCACCTAAATGGGAGTCGTCTTCTTCACCAATTGGTGTTTCAAGAGAAACTGGCTCCTGTGCAATCTTTAAGATTTCGCGTACTTTTTCTGGAGCAAGATCCATTTCTTCACCAATCTCTTCAGGAGATGGTTCGCGTCCTAAATCTTGTAATAATTGACGTTGTACACGAATTAACTTATTAATGGTTTCAACCATATGAACTGGAATACGAATTGTTCGCGCTTGGTCTGCAATCGCACGTGTAATAGCTTGGCGAATCCACCAAGTTGCATACGTACTAAATTTAAAACCTTTACGATAGTCGAACTTTTCAACCGCTTTAATTAGACCCATATTTCCTTCTTGGATTAAGTCTAAGAAAAGCATACCGCGGCCCACGTAGCGCTTTGCAATACTTACTACAAGACGTAAGTTTGCTTCTGCAAGACGGCGTTTCGCTTCTTCATCGCCTTCTTCAATACGCGTTGCAAGTCGAATTTCTTCTTCAGCGGATAGTAAGTCAACTCGACCAATTTCTTTTAAGTACATACGAACAGGGTCAT
This Bacillus mycoides DNA region includes the following protein-coding sequences:
- the rpoD gene encoding RNA polymerase sigma factor RpoD; the encoded protein is MADKPARSKQIETEMTLEQVKEQLTELGKKRGVLTYEEIAERMNGFEIESDQMDEYYEYLGEQGIDLVGDNDNDEGPNNRQITKTEEEFDLNDLSVPPGVKINDPVRMYLKEIGRVDLLSAEEEIRLATRIEEGDEEAKRRLAEANLRLVVSIAKRYVGRGMLFLDLIQEGNMGLIKAVEKFDYRKGFKFSTYATWWIRQAITRAIADQARTIRIPVHMVETINKLIRVQRQLLQDLGREPSPEEIGEEMDLAPEKVREILKIAQEPVSLETPIGEEDDSHLGDFIEDQEATSPADHAAYELLKEQLEDVLDTLTDREENVLRLRFGLDDGRTRTLEEVGKVFGVTRERIRQIEAKALRKLRHPSRSKRLKDFLE
- the cccA gene encoding cytochrome c550, with the translated sequence MKRNPLIPFALIAALGIIVMFVFSFQGLNKSKELADAKNGGKPAQTASKPEDIVKQSCTSCHGDQLQGAVGPNLQKIGGKLSKDEIKEVLSKGKGNMPPNIVPADQAAKVADWLSKKK